A genome region from Candidatus Omnitrophota bacterium includes the following:
- the plsX gene encoding phosphate acyltransferase PlsX — MRIAVDGMGGDYAPKVVVEGAILAATEYGFEVVIVGDKARIDEELSKAGSVPTGVTVHHASEVIGMDEPGATSARNKKDSSICVATDLVKEGKADAVVSAGNTAAFVSAAIMSLRRLPGVERPGIAVLLPSMKGPIVMIDCGATINPEPSHLMGFGLMGDVYVRHILGKKNPSIGLLNIGEESNKGPDFLKETHLLLESSKLNFQGNAEGRDIFAGKFDVIVCDGYTGNVVLKVAESIASTIGSFIKDELKRDPLRILGGLLTASAFTAVKRQMDYAEHGGAPLLGVNGICIISHGRSSAKAIKNAIRVAGAFVEHQVNQHILESVKKIS, encoded by the coding sequence ATGAGGATAGCCGTTGACGGTATGGGAGGGGATTACGCGCCGAAGGTAGTAGTCGAGGGCGCGATCCTTGCCGCTACAGAATATGGTTTTGAGGTCGTGATAGTCGGAGACAAGGCAAGGATAGACGAGGAGCTTTCGAAGGCCGGCTCAGTCCCGACCGGAGTCACGGTACACCATGCCTCCGAAGTGATCGGGATGGACGAGCCCGGTGCGACAAGCGCGCGCAACAAGAAAGACTCTTCGATATGCGTAGCGACCGACCTGGTCAAAGAAGGCAAGGCCGACGCGGTCGTCTCAGCCGGCAATACGGCGGCTTTTGTCAGCGCCGCTATAATGTCGTTAAGGCGCCTTCCGGGCGTCGAGCGGCCCGGGATCGCGGTCCTGCTTCCTTCCATGAAAGGGCCGATCGTGATGATAGACTGCGGCGCGACGATAAATCCGGAACCCTCGCATCTCATGGGCTTCGGCCTTATGGGTGATGTCTATGTCAGGCATATATTGGGGAAGAAAAACCCGTCGATCGGGCTTTTGAATATAGGCGAGGAATCGAACAAGGGCCCGGATTTCCTGAAGGAGACTCACCTGCTGCTCGAATCGAGCAAGCTTAATTTCCAGGGCAACGCCGAAGGAAGGGATATATTCGCAGGGAAATTCGACGTAATCGTTTGCGACGGCTACACCGGCAATGTCGTCCTGAAAGTCGCCGAATCCATAGCCAGCACAATAGGCTCATTCATAAAAGACGAACTCAAGAGAGACCCGCTCAGGATACTCGGCGGGCTGCTTACCGCCTCGGCGTTCACGGCTGTCAAGAGGCAGATGGATTACGCCGAGCATGGCGGAGCGCCGTTACTCGGGGTCAACGGCATCTGCATCATAAGCCACGGTCGTTCTTCGGCGAAAGCCATAAAGAACGCGATCAGGGTGGCGGGCGCGTTCGTCGAACATCAAGTCAACCAGCATATCCTCGAGTCAGTCAAAAAAATTTCATGA
- a CDS encoding acyl-CoA dehydrogenase family protein has product MDYLLTEQQVMVRDLARKIAKEKIAPVAAEHDEKETFPWDIMKVMAESDLCGVYIEEKYGGLGGGAMELCLVTEELSRACGGIAICFAATALGTYPIILFGNDEQKQKYLPDIASGKKLAAFALTEAGAGSDAGAIATTARKEGDYYVLNGVKQWITNGGEAEIYSVIAMTDREKGARGASFFIVEKGTPGFDFGKKEKKLGIRASATRELIFNECKVHKDNLLGREGMGFIVAMKTFDKSRPGVAAQAVGIAQGALDHAVKYSRERKQFGKTISSFQGLQFMIADMATQIEAARSLTYAVARMVDSGARDVSKESAMVKLFASDTAMKVTTDAIQVLGGYGYMRDYPVEKYMRDAKITQIYEGTNQIQRNIIALEVLKEQLRK; this is encoded by the coding sequence ATGGATTATTTATTGACCGAACAGCAGGTAATGGTGCGTGACCTGGCGCGTAAGATCGCAAAAGAGAAGATAGCGCCTGTCGCCGCCGAGCACGACGAGAAAGAGACCTTCCCGTGGGATATAATGAAGGTCATGGCCGAGTCCGACCTCTGCGGCGTATATATAGAGGAGAAATACGGCGGGCTTGGCGGCGGCGCGATGGAACTTTGCCTCGTGACCGAGGAGCTCTCGCGCGCGTGCGGCGGCATCGCGATATGCTTCGCGGCGACCGCCCTCGGGACATATCCGATAATATTGTTCGGCAATGACGAGCAGAAACAAAAATATCTTCCTGACATAGCCAGCGGCAAGAAACTTGCCGCTTTTGCTTTGACCGAGGCAGGCGCCGGATCAGACGCGGGCGCCATCGCCACGACCGCCAGAAAAGAGGGCGATTACTACGTATTGAACGGCGTCAAGCAGTGGATAACCAACGGCGGAGAGGCGGAGATATATTCGGTCATCGCGATGACCGACAGGGAGAAGGGAGCGCGCGGCGCAAGCTTTTTCATAGTTGAAAAAGGCACCCCTGGTTTTGATTTCGGAAAGAAGGAGAAGAAACTCGGCATTCGCGCTTCGGCGACGCGCGAGCTCATATTCAATGAGTGCAAGGTCCATAAAGATAACCTGCTCGGGCGGGAGGGCATGGGTTTCATAGTCGCGATGAAGACTTTTGACAAGTCGCGCCCGGGTGTCGCGGCGCAGGCAGTCGGCATAGCGCAGGGCGCGCTGGACCACGCGGTCAAATATTCGCGCGAGCGCAAGCAGTTCGGCAAGACGATATCGTCGTTCCAGGGGCTCCAGTTCATGATCGCGGACATGGCTACCCAGATAGAGGCGGCGCGCTCTCTGACCTATGCCGTTGCGAGGATGGTAGATTCGGGAGCGAGGGATGTTTCGAAGGAATCCGCGATGGTGAAGTTATTCGCGTCGGATACCGCTATGAAGGTCACGACCGACGCGATCCAGGTACTCGGCGGTTACGGTTATATGCGCGATTACCCGGTAGAGAAGTACATGCGCGACGCTAAGATAACCCAGATTTACGAAGGCACCAACCAGATACAACGGAACATAATAGCGCTCGAAGTGCTGAAAGAACAATTGAGAAAATGA
- the rpmF gene encoding 50S ribosomal protein L32, translated as MALPKRKHSKMRRDKSRTHQVLATPEVTKCPQCFAPVRPHQICPSCGYYKGRKVINIKTKEVKKK; from the coding sequence ATGGCATTACCAAAAAGAAAACATTCCAAAATGAGGCGCGATAAATCGCGCACGCACCAAGTGCTGGCTACCCCCGAGGTCACTAAATGCCCGCAATGTTTCGCGCCCGTAAGACCGCATCAGATATGCCCGAGCTGCGGATACTATAAGGGGCGCAAGGTCATCAACATCAAGACTAAGGAAGTGAAGAAGAAATGA
- the fabD gene encoding ACP S-malonyltransferase has product MVDFALIFPGQGAQYVGMGRDLYQQFPAAKVIFEKANYILGFDITKLCFEGPKEELTRTDICQPAILTASIAALRALESASPLSGQLLPKAALGLSLGEYTALVAAGSLAFEDAVAIVRKRGQFMEEASRRNPGIMASVIGLSLEEAKKVCAETGAEIANLNSPGQIVISGAKERVEAASNLAKERGARKVIPLDVSGAFHSGLMEPAAQRLEAEVGKVEIRTPKIKVVTNVNAGYESSADEIKANLVAQVKSSVLWEDSIKFLAGQGIKRYIEVGPGKVLAGLLRRIDPALECLNVETAADVAAVKEAIGG; this is encoded by the coding sequence ATGGTAGACTTCGCTCTAATCTTCCCCGGCCAGGGCGCCCAGTATGTCGGCATGGGCCGGGACTTATACCAACAGTTTCCCGCCGCTAAAGTCATATTCGAAAAAGCAAACTATATATTAGGTTTCGATATAACAAAACTCTGTTTCGAAGGGCCGAAGGAAGAATTGACGCGCACGGATATCTGCCAGCCGGCGATATTGACGGCGTCTATTGCGGCCCTGAGGGCGCTTGAATCGGCATCGCCGCTTTCCGGGCAGCTCCTCCCGAAAGCCGCGCTCGGGTTGAGCCTGGGGGAATACACGGCGCTTGTCGCCGCGGGCTCGCTCGCGTTCGAGGACGCGGTCGCGATCGTGAGGAAACGCGGGCAATTCATGGAAGAAGCTTCGCGCCGGAATCCCGGCATCATGGCCTCGGTAATAGGCCTTTCCCTCGAAGAGGCCAAAAAAGTATGCGCTGAGACAGGCGCGGAGATAGCCAACCTTAATTCCCCGGGCCAGATAGTCATCTCAGGGGCCAAAGAAAGGGTCGAGGCCGCCTCGAACCTCGCTAAAGAAAGGGGCGCCAGGAAGGTCATACCTCTCGATGTAAGCGGCGCCTTCCACTCTGGGCTGATGGAGCCTGCCGCCCAAAGATTAGAGGCGGAGGTGGGCAAGGTAGAGATAAGGACGCCGAAGATAAAAGTGGTCACGAACGTCAACGCGGGATACGAATCATCTGCCGATGAGATAAAAGCAAACCTGGTCGCGCAGGTCAAGTCATCGGTCCTTTGGGAGGATTCGATAAAGTTTTTGGCAGGCCAGGGTATTAAAAGATATATAGAAGTGGGGCCTGGCAAGGTCCTGGCAGGGCTTTTAAGAAGGATAGACCCGGCGCTCGAGTGCCTGAACGTAGAGACCGCGGCGGACGTCGCAGCAGTTAAAGAAGCGATAGGAGGCTGA
- the acpP gene encoding acyl carrier protein, which yields MSAVADKVREIIAKQLGVKLEEVTPQATFIDDLGADSLDTVEIVMALEEEFKAEIPDEDAEKMKTVGEAIKYIEERAGKA from the coding sequence ATGTCGGCTGTAGCGGATAAAGTAAGAGAGATCATAGCGAAACAATTAGGCGTAAAACTTGAAGAAGTCACCCCCCAGGCGACGTTCATCGACGACCTGGGCGCGGATTCGCTTGATACGGTAGAGATAGTAATGGCCCTCGAAGAGGAGTTCAAGGCCGAGATACCTGACGAAGACGCAGAGAAGATGAAGACCGTCGGCGAGGCCATCAAGTATATAGAAGAAAGGGCGGGCAAGGCCTAA
- the rsmD gene encoding 16S rRNA (guanine(966)-N(2))-methyltransferase RsmD, producing the protein MRITSGIFRSRIIKAPGGIRPTLDNVRKAIFDILGEAAEGAEALDLFAGSGAMGLEALSRGAASCIFVDNNRASIKATKENIGALVPHFHESVGQGPGRTEVIFADSLAAIQRLARNNAKFDIIFMDPPYYKEIAKKTLSLLADCDILSETGVAVIEHSKHDLLPDSSGGLRLFRTARYGDTLVSFYCKGQTK; encoded by the coding sequence ATGCGTATAACAAGCGGCATCTTCAGGAGCAGGATAATCAAGGCGCCGGGCGGCATAAGGCCCACCCTTGATAACGTCCGCAAGGCCATTTTCGATATTCTGGGAGAGGCGGCGGAGGGAGCGGAGGCGCTAGACCTTTTTGCCGGTTCCGGGGCGATGGGCCTGGAGGCTTTGAGCCGCGGCGCTGCATCCTGCATATTTGTGGACAATAACCGCGCCTCAATAAAGGCGACAAAAGAGAACATAGGCGCCCTTGTCCCACACTTTCATGAAAGTGTGGGACAAGGCCCGGGCCGAACCGAGGTCATTTTCGCGGATTCTTTGGCAGCTATACAGAGGCTTGCCCGGAATAATGCCAAATTTGACATTATCTTCATGGACCCGCCTTATTATAAGGAGATCGCCAAAAAAACCTTGTCATTACTGGCCGATTGTGATATATTATCCGAAACTGGCGTAGCGGTTATAGAGCATTCCAAGCATGACCTGTTACCCGATTCAAGCGGGGGTCTGAGGCTCTTTCGTACCGCAAGGTACGGCGACACGCTGGTTTCTTTTTACTGTAAGGGCCAAACCAAATAA
- the fabG gene encoding 3-oxoacyl-[acyl-carrier-protein] reductase yields the protein MIFKDRVSLITGGARGIGKEIALAFAKEGSDIVICDVNQEALNAAKKEIEVLGRKAETFVVDVTSLSQVEDMVNKTLDKFQKIDILINNAGITRDALIVRMSEQDFDSVIAVNLKGTFNCTKALAKVMMKQRYGKIVSIASIIGIMGNAGQANYAASKAGIIGITKSVAKELASRNVNVNAIAPGFIETDMTAKLPENVKSQMLSYIPLNRFGKASDVAQLAMFLASDASSYITGQVIKIDGGMVM from the coding sequence ATGATATTTAAGGACAGGGTGAGCCTGATAACCGGCGGCGCAAGGGGCATAGGCAAGGAGATAGCCCTGGCATTCGCCAAAGAGGGCTCGGACATCGTCATTTGTGATGTAAACCAGGAGGCGCTTAACGCCGCCAAGAAGGAGATAGAGGTTCTGGGCCGCAAGGCGGAGACTTTTGTCGTCGACGTCACAAGCCTCTCCCAGGTCGAGGATATGGTCAATAAGACGCTTGACAAATTTCAGAAAATCGATATACTGATTAACAACGCAGGCATAACCAGGGACGCCCTGATCGTGCGGATGAGCGAACAGGATTTCGACTCCGTAATCGCCGTAAACCTAAAGGGCACCTTCAATTGCACGAAGGCGCTTGCCAAGGTTATGATGAAGCAGAGGTACGGAAAGATAGTGTCGATCGCTTCGATAATCGGCATCATGGGCAACGCCGGACAGGCCAATTACGCGGCCTCGAAAGCCGGAATAATAGGGATAACAAAGAGCGTCGCAAAGGAACTGGCATCGAGGAACGTCAATGTCAACGCGATAGCTCCGGGCTTCATCGAAACGGACATGACTGCCAAGTTGCCTGAGAACGTCAAGTCCCAGATGTTGTCCTACATCCCTTTAAATAGATTCGGGAAGGCAAGCGACGTAGCGCAACTGGCTATGTTTTTGGCATCTGACGCGTCGTCATACATAACAGGACAGGTAATCAAGATTGACGGCGGAATGGTCATGTAG
- the fabF gene encoding beta-ketoacyl-ACP synthase II has translation MDKRRVVVTGLGAVTPVGNSKDELWKSLLAGKSGAGKITHFDPTGFDSQIACEVKNFDASRYITTAKELRRMDRFVQFAVYGAKMAMEDAGLDITKEDPYRIGVLVGSGIGGLKVIQDQTLVWKEKGPSRLGPLLIPMLIVNMAPGQISISCGIKGPNSCVATACATGNHSIGEATRLIQHGYADMMICGGTEAAIVETGVGGFCALTALSKRNDAPEKASRPFDKGRDGFVMGEGSGIALLESLEHAKKRGAKIYAEVAGYGMCGDAYHMTAPDPNGEGAAMCMKLALQDGGLKLEDVSYINAHGTSTELNDKIETLAIKKLFGKQAYKIPVSSTKSMTGHCLGAAGGIEFIASVKAVQEDIIPPTINYETPDPDCDLDYVPNKARSAKVNVAISNAFGFGGHNACIAVKKFLP, from the coding sequence ATGGATAAGAGAAGAGTAGTCGTAACCGGCCTTGGTGCCGTCACGCCTGTCGGAAATTCCAAAGACGAATTGTGGAAATCCCTCCTAGCCGGTAAAAGCGGCGCAGGAAAGATAACCCATTTCGACCCCACGGGTTTTGATTCCCAGATCGCCTGCGAAGTCAAGAACTTCGACGCCTCCAGGTATATAACCACGGCTAAGGAGCTGAGGAGGATGGACCGCTTTGTGCAATTTGCGGTCTACGGCGCGAAGATGGCCATGGAGGACGCAGGCTTGGACATAACCAAGGAAGACCCGTACCGCATAGGGGTCCTTGTCGGTTCCGGCATCGGCGGATTAAAAGTCATCCAGGACCAGACCCTCGTGTGGAAGGAGAAGGGTCCCTCGAGGCTCGGCCCGCTCCTTATACCGATGCTTATCGTAAATATGGCCCCCGGACAGATCTCGATATCGTGCGGGATAAAAGGTCCAAATTCCTGCGTCGCCACGGCGTGCGCGACCGGGAACCATTCGATAGGCGAAGCGACCAGGCTTATCCAGCACGGCTACGCAGATATGATGATATGCGGAGGCACCGAAGCGGCTATCGTCGAGACGGGTGTGGGTGGTTTCTGCGCCCTTACGGCCCTCTCAAAGAGGAATGACGCGCCTGAAAAGGCGAGCAGGCCTTTCGATAAGGGCCGCGACGGGTTCGTGATGGGCGAAGGCAGCGGCATCGCTCTGCTGGAATCCCTAGAGCACGCGAAAAAACGCGGCGCGAAGATATATGCCGAGGTCGCCGGTTACGGGATGTGCGGTGACGCTTACCATATGACCGCGCCTGACCCGAACGGCGAGGGCGCAGCGATGTGCATGAAACTTGCCCTCCAGGACGGCGGTTTAAAGCTGGAAGACGTCTCTTATATAAACGCCCACGGCACATCGACCGAGTTGAACGATAAGATAGAAACGCTCGCCATAAAGAAATTATTCGGAAAGCAGGCATATAAGATCCCGGTCAGCTCCACCAAATCGATGACCGGGCATTGTCTGGGCGCGGCCGGAGGAATAGAGTTCATCGCCAGCGTTAAGGCCGTACAAGAGGATATAATCCCGCCCACTATAAATTACGAGACTCCGGATCCGGACTGCGATCTCGATTACGTCCCGAATAAGGCGAGAAGCGCCAAGGTGAACGTCGCCATATCGAACGCCTTTGGCTTCGGCGGGCACAACGCGTGCATCGCCGTAAAGAAATTCCTTCCGTAA
- a CDS encoding YceD family protein yields the protein MKIKINDIPNEGLAIEEKQNASELDLARDDLKFVTPVSLSVFIGRDKDEAYAHVSASGKIEAVCSRCLSSYTIDFKKDFDFSYDLKGKTTLDLTDDIRSEIILEYPVKPLCKDGCKGLCQVCGKNLNEGSCGHKTDVQKWNRIEKSGN from the coding sequence ATGAAGATAAAGATAAACGATATCCCGAATGAAGGGCTCGCTATCGAGGAGAAGCAAAACGCCTCGGAATTGGACCTGGCGAGGGACGACCTGAAATTCGTCACGCCGGTATCCCTTTCCGTTTTTATAGGCAGGGATAAGGACGAGGCATACGCGCATGTCTCCGCGAGCGGCAAGATCGAGGCGGTATGCAGCCGCTGCCTTTCTTCCTACACCATAGATTTCAAAAAGGATTTCGATTTCAGTTATGACTTAAAGGGCAAGACGACCCTGGACCTCACCGACGATATACGCTCGGAGATAATACTTGAATACCCTGTCAAGCCGTTATGCAAGGACGGCTGCAAGGGACTCTGCCAGGTCTGCGGCAAGAACTTGAACGAGGGCAGCTGCGGCCACAAGACAGACGTGCAGAAATGGAACCGTATAGAGAAAAGCGGCAACTAA
- the recG gene encoding ATP-dependent DNA helicase RecG yields the protein MITQAGQNINTKNQPLNEIPVRYVKGVGPARAEILARLDIATVEDLLYHFPRRYEDRSHFNSINKVKVGDYATIKGEVLTVGLRRGKPRFGRGKVLALFKMAVGDDTGVIYAVWFNQPYMQKMFRSGDKVVLYGKVERYKDIQITNPEFEIIKDDGEPRSSMEERDTELIHTGRIVPIYPLTEGISQRGMRSVIKNLLDRYLDGAEEFLPAGLRARNNLPELKEALFNIHFPRSEGLRKTAYERIVFDEFFALQAALAQRKARIKGSDDGVAHKVGGELLESFKEVIPFKLTGAQAKAIADIEKDMASTKPMNRLLEGDVGSGKTIVAAYALVLTVSNGYQGVLMAPTEILAQQHFMNLNKLLSPLGINIVILTNSVVDEARDEAKRLIEEGRANIVIGTHALIQEGVKFKDLGLAAIDEQHKFGVDQRVQLKQKGFNPDMLFMTATPIPRTLAMTLYGDLDLSILDEMPKGRIPPKAYWVGEQRREGIYKFIAQEVAAGSQAFIVYPLIEKGKKEDLKAAADMYEKFKKEVFPQFKVGLVHGRLDSEEKERVMADFKSGKAQILVSTTVIEVGIDNPNVSVMLVENPERFGLSQLHQLRGRIGRGNQRSYCILLSDTESEEAKKRLKALIGTTSGFNIAEEDLQLRGPGQFFGTRQHGLPELRYANLVANVKQLEAARKEAFDLVRGDPELKAPGHRKIREIIRRKFSGKTELKA from the coding sequence ATGATAACACAAGCGGGGCAAAACATCAACACCAAAAATCAGCCTTTAAATGAGATCCCGGTGCGGTATGTGAAGGGAGTCGGGCCTGCGAGGGCCGAGATACTCGCGCGCCTGGATATCGCCACCGTCGAGGACCTTTTATACCATTTCCCGCGCAGGTATGAAGACCGCAGCCATTTCAATTCCATTAATAAAGTCAAGGTGGGCGATTACGCCACGATAAAAGGGGAAGTGCTTACCGTAGGCCTGCGCCGCGGCAAACCCCGCTTCGGGCGGGGTAAAGTCCTGGCGTTATTCAAGATGGCCGTGGGTGACGATACCGGCGTCATCTACGCGGTCTGGTTCAACCAGCCGTATATGCAGAAAATGTTCAGATCCGGCGATAAGGTAGTCCTTTACGGGAAGGTCGAGAGGTACAAAGATATCCAGATAACGAACCCCGAGTTCGAGATAATAAAAGACGACGGCGAGCCCCGCTCTTCCATGGAAGAGCGGGACACGGAACTGATACACACAGGGAGAATTGTTCCGATATACCCACTGACGGAGGGGATAAGCCAGAGGGGTATGCGCTCGGTCATCAAGAACTTGCTCGACAGGTATCTCGACGGCGCGGAAGAATTCCTTCCCGCCGGTCTAAGGGCAAGGAATAACCTGCCCGAATTGAAAGAAGCTCTCTTCAATATCCATTTTCCCAGGAGTGAGGGCCTGCGCAAAACCGCGTATGAGCGCATCGTCTTCGATGAATTTTTCGCCCTGCAGGCCGCGCTCGCGCAGAGGAAGGCCAGGATAAAGGGGTCGGATGACGGAGTCGCGCATAAGGTCGGGGGGGAACTCCTGGAATCTTTCAAGGAGGTGATACCGTTCAAGCTGACCGGCGCCCAGGCAAAAGCTATAGCAGACATCGAGAAGGACATGGCCAGCACGAAGCCGATGAACCGCCTGCTAGAGGGCGACGTCGGCTCCGGAAAGACGATAGTCGCGGCGTATGCGCTCGTACTGACCGTATCGAACGGCTATCAGGGCGTGCTTATGGCGCCGACCGAGATACTCGCCCAGCAGCATTTCATGAACCTCAACAAATTGCTCAGCCCGCTCGGCATAAATATCGTCATACTTACGAACAGCGTCGTAGATGAGGCGCGCGACGAGGCGAAACGCCTCATAGAAGAGGGCCGGGCGAACATAGTGATAGGTACCCACGCCCTCATCCAGGAAGGTGTCAAATTCAAGGATCTGGGCCTGGCCGCGATAGACGAACAGCATAAGTTCGGCGTCGACCAGCGGGTCCAGTTGAAGCAAAAGGGCTTTAATCCCGATATGCTTTTCATGACCGCCACGCCCATACCGCGGACTCTCGCGATGACCCTGTACGGCGACCTCGACCTCTCCATACTGGACGAAATGCCCAAGGGGCGGATACCTCCGAAAGCCTATTGGGTCGGGGAACAAAGGCGGGAGGGGATATATAAGTTTATCGCACAGGAAGTCGCTGCCGGAAGCCAGGCGTTCATCGTCTATCCGTTAATAGAAAAGGGCAAGAAAGAAGACCTTAAGGCAGCGGCCGATATGTATGAAAAATTCAAAAAAGAGGTCTTTCCGCAATTTAAGGTCGGCTTGGTCCACGGCAGGCTCGATAGCGAAGAGAAAGAACGCGTGATGGCTGATTTCAAATCCGGAAAGGCGCAGATCCTCGTATCGACGACGGTCATAGAGGTCGGCATCGATAACCCCAATGTCTCGGTGATGCTCGTCGAAAATCCCGAGAGGTTCGGGTTGAGCCAGCTCCACCAATTGCGGGGTAGGATAGGAAGGGGCAACCAGCGCTCTTATTGCATCCTGCTTTCCGATACCGAATCCGAAGAGGCGAAGAAGCGGCTCAAAGCCCTTATCGGCACGACCAGCGGATTTAATATCGCGGAAGAGGATTTACAACTGCGCGGGCCGGGCCAATTCTTCGGCACAAGACAGCACGGGCTTCCGGAATTGCGCTACGCCAACCTTGTTGCGAACGTAAAACAGCTTGAGGCAGCGCGCAAGGAGGCATTCGACCTCGTGAGAGGCGATCCCGAGCTTAAGGCGCCCGGGCACAGGAAGATCAGGGAGATCATCAGGCGCAAGTTCTCCGGGAAGACGGAGCTCAAGGCATGA
- the coaD gene encoding pantetheine-phosphate adenylyltransferase, with translation MKRKAVYPGTFDPVTYGHIDLIKRALKIFDTVIIAVAHNAEKEPLFSVDERIAMLKKATRGMRGVVIEDFGGLAVDYVRGKGSRVMIRGMRMLSDFEYEFQMALTNRKLAQDIETIFMMPSESYSYLSSKLIKEAFALGADVKSFVPPFVAKALAQKSR, from the coding sequence ATGAAGAGAAAAGCGGTCTACCCGGGGACTTTCGACCCCGTAACCTACGGCCACATAGACCTTATAAAGAGAGCGCTCAAGATCTTTGATACCGTTATAATCGCGGTCGCGCACAACGCGGAAAAAGAACCCCTCTTCAGCGTGGATGAGAGGATAGCGATGCTCAAGAAGGCGACCAGGGGCATGAGGGGCGTTGTCATTGAGGATTTCGGCGGCCTGGCCGTCGATTACGTAAGGGGCAAGGGCTCAAGGGTCATGATCCGGGGTATGAGGATGCTGTCGGATTTCGAATACGAGTTCCAGATGGCCTTGACCAACAGGAAACTGGCCCAGGATATCGAGACGATATTCATGATGCCCTCCGAATCCTATTCTTACCTTTCGTCAAAACTTATAAAGGAAGCGTTCGCGCTCGGGGCCGACGTAAAGAGCTTTGTCCCGCCTTTCGTCGCCAAGGCGCTGGCGCAAAAATCAAGATGA
- a CDS encoding ketoacyl-ACP synthase III, translated as MTPKSKTTKKHTGITAGITGLGAYLPKKVLTNADLEKLVDTSDEWIRTRTGISERRIADEKEVTSDLAANAARMALKDAKLEIKDVELIILASISPDMPFPATSCIVQAKLGAVNAACFDINAACSGFIHELAIAQQFVESGMYKNVLVIGAELLSRFTDWKDRNTCVLFGDGAGAAVIAPVRSGGIISSYLGADGTKSQLLMCPAGGSVHPASHKTVTEGMHFLKMQGNDVFKNAVRVMTDACSKVLHRSGLTAKDIDCVIPHQANIRIIEAVLERVKIPMEKVFVNVDRYGNMSAASAIVALFEAVKEGRVKKGDKVLLVAFGSGFVWGSCIIEW; from the coding sequence ATGACACCAAAATCCAAAACAACAAAAAAACACACAGGGATAACCGCCGGGATCACCGGCCTGGGCGCTTATCTTCCCAAGAAGGTCCTGACCAACGCCGACCTCGAAAAGCTGGTCGATACCTCGGATGAGTGGATAAGGACGCGCACCGGCATATCCGAGCGCAGGATAGCCGACGAGAAAGAAGTTACGTCCGACCTGGCGGCCAACGCCGCGAGGATGGCATTGAAGGACGCAAAACTCGAGATCAAGGATGTGGAACTTATCATATTGGCGTCCATCTCCCCTGATATGCCTTTTCCCGCGACGAGCTGCATCGTCCAGGCGAAACTGGGCGCGGTAAACGCGGCCTGTTTCGATATCAACGCAGCGTGTTCCGGCTTTATACATGAATTGGCGATAGCCCAGCAGTTCGTCGAAAGCGGTATGTACAAGAACGTGCTCGTTATCGGCGCGGAATTGCTTTCGCGTTTTACGGACTGGAAGGACCGTAATACATGCGTCCTGTTCGGCGACGGCGCCGGGGCGGCGGTAATAGCGCCCGTAAGATCAGGAGGCATTATCTCTTCCTATCTGGGGGCCGACGGCACAAAGAGCCAGCTTTTGATGTGCCCGGCAGGCGGGTCGGTCCATCCGGCCTCGCACAAGACCGTCACCGAAGGCATGCATTTCCTTAAGATGCAGGGCAACGATGTATTCAAAAATGCGGTGCGCGTCATGACCGACGCGTGCTCAAAGGTCCTGCATAGGTCCGGGTTAACCGCGAAAGACATAGATTGCGTCATACCGCACCAGGCGAACATAAGGATAATAGAGGCGGTATTAGAGCGCGTGAAGATACCGATGGAGAAGGTCTTCGTGAATGTCGACAGGTACGGCAATATGTCGGCCGCTTCCGCTATCGTCGCCCTTTTCGAGGCGGTCAAGGAAGGCCGCGTCAAAAAAGGAGACAAGGTCCTTTTGGTGGCTTTCGGCAGCGGTTTCGTATGGGGCTCTTGCATAATAGAATGGTAG